From one Oceanispirochaeta sp. M1 genomic stretch:
- a CDS encoding late competence development ComFB family protein: MTFIENYNLDEIKNEVKDVAYNELEKQLSSISDDDICKCTDCVQDMACYTLNQIKPRYTVSLLGSLFTKAETEVLIKDIETVVSMAIEKISQNPLHSKS, encoded by the coding sequence ATGACTTTTATTGAAAATTATAATCTTGATGAGATTAAAAATGAAGTTAAAGATGTTGCTTACAATGAGCTTGAGAAGCAGCTTTCTTCTATTTCTGATGATGACATCTGTAAATGTACAGACTGTGTACAGGATATGGCATGTTATACCCTTAATCAGATAAAACCACGTTATACTGTTTCACTTCTTGGCAGTCTTTTTACCAAAGCGGAGACAGAAGTCCTTATAAAGGATATTGAGACAGTTGTGTCTATGGCTATTGAAAAAATAAGCCAGAATCCATTGCACAGTAAATCCTGA
- the dnaB gene encoding replicative DNA helicase, which translates to MESVSLKDKVPPYNEDAESAVLGALLINFNLDALDIVRMYLGVGDFFRTGNQHIFNAIEQLEKKGSGVDLLTLIEELKSEALLERAGGAAYVSGLTSSVPTTANIEYYSKIVRECSIRRRLLTISAEIHAQAHDESKDTSEILEEVERQVFDINDQRSVDSIQSAGDVIKEAIFAIEQRYSQKGDFTGVPSGFDDLDAMTTGFQKSEMIVIGARPSVGKTAFALTVAANIAIKQKINCGFFTLEMTTLSVMQRLLSLQANINSNKIRTGLLKPSDFNSLTDAASSIYDAPLWIDDTPNMKLLDLRAQARRMVSKFDVKIIFVDYLGLITFEDKRIPRHEQMAEVSRSLKALARELDIPIVALSQVGRQTEGKAPGLADLRESGAIEQDADVVMFLHRERGIDSHEGTPENIETELIIAKQRNGPVGVVKMAFIPHFTKFVPLAHSN; encoded by the coding sequence ATGGAATCAGTTTCCCTGAAAGATAAAGTGCCTCCGTATAATGAAGATGCAGAATCTGCTGTACTGGGGGCACTCTTAATAAATTTCAACCTCGATGCTCTGGATATTGTACGTATGTATCTGGGAGTCGGGGATTTTTTCAGAACAGGAAATCAGCATATTTTCAATGCTATTGAACAGCTTGAAAAAAAAGGCAGTGGTGTTGACCTTCTGACATTAATTGAAGAGCTTAAGTCTGAGGCTCTTCTGGAAAGAGCAGGAGGCGCTGCCTATGTCAGCGGTCTCACATCCTCAGTACCCACTACAGCAAATATTGAATACTATTCAAAAATAGTCCGGGAATGCAGCATTCGCCGCAGGCTCCTGACAATTTCTGCAGAAATTCACGCACAGGCACATGATGAATCTAAAGATACTTCCGAGATACTTGAGGAAGTTGAGCGACAGGTATTTGATATCAACGATCAAAGATCAGTTGATTCCATACAGTCTGCCGGCGATGTAATAAAAGAAGCCATATTCGCCATCGAACAGCGTTATTCTCAAAAAGGTGATTTCACTGGTGTACCTTCCGGATTTGATGATCTGGATGCCATGACTACGGGATTCCAAAAATCAGAAATGATTGTTATCGGAGCCCGTCCTTCGGTAGGTAAAACAGCTTTTGCATTGACCGTTGCCGCCAATATCGCCATAAAACAGAAAATTAACTGTGGCTTTTTTACACTGGAAATGACAACACTGTCGGTTATGCAGAGACTCCTGTCCCTGCAGGCTAACATTAATTCAAATAAAATCAGAACCGGACTGCTTAAACCTTCAGACTTCAACAGTCTGACTGATGCAGCCAGCAGCATCTATGATGCCCCCCTCTGGATAGACGATACTCCCAATATGAAGCTTCTGGACCTGAGAGCCCAGGCGCGTCGAATGGTCAGTAAATTTGATGTGAAAATTATATTTGTTGACTATCTTGGACTCATTACATTTGAAGATAAAAGAATCCCGCGGCATGAACAGATGGCCGAGGTCAGCCGGTCTCTCAAGGCACTTGCCCGTGAACTGGATATTCCTATAGTTGCATTGTCCCAGGTAGGACGTCAGACCGAAGGTAAGGCCCCCGGCCTGGCAGACCTCCGTGAATCAGGTGCAATTGAGCAGGATGCCGATGTGGTTATGTTCCTCCATAGAGAGAGAGGGATTGACAGTCATGAAGGAACACCTGAAAATATAGAGACAGAACTGATCATTGCCAAGCAGAGAAATGGTCCCGTCGGTGTTGTTAAAATGGCTTTTATACCCCATTTTACCAAGTTTGTTCCTCTGGCACACAGTAATTAG
- the rplI gene encoding 50S ribosomal protein L9, protein MKIILNQDISSLGEEGDVKVVTDGYARNFLIPKKLAVPFNKANLNMFEQKKMAIEKRKDTKRKDAMGIKERLAKEVLNISMPAGDKGKLFGAVTAATIVEELSKIGLTVEKKKVEIDGNSIKVTGNSTVKIKLYGGETAELKVVIEGVQVEGSKPEAKPKAKVEVKASTEEAVAEVAVAEEAVAEEAVAEEAAPEVSAEESVE, encoded by the coding sequence ATGAAGATTATATTAAATCAGGATATTTCCAGCCTTGGTGAAGAAGGTGATGTAAAAGTCGTAACTGACGGTTATGCCAGAAACTTTCTTATCCCCAAGAAACTGGCCGTACCTTTTAACAAAGCCAATCTGAACATGTTTGAACAGAAAAAAATGGCTATTGAAAAAAGAAAAGATACAAAAAGAAAAGATGCCATGGGTATCAAAGAGCGTCTGGCTAAAGAAGTTCTGAACATCTCTATGCCTGCCGGTGATAAAGGAAAGCTTTTCGGTGCTGTTACAGCTGCTACAATCGTAGAAGAGCTCAGCAAGATTGGTCTTACTGTTGAAAAGAAGAAAGTTGAAATTGATGGTAATTCCATCAAAGTTACAGGTAATTCTACAGTAAAAATCAAACTTTACGGTGGTGAAACTGCCGAACTGAAAGTTGTCATCGAAGGTGTCCAGGTTGAAGGTTCTAAACCCGAAGCTAAACCTAAGGCTAAAGTAGAAGTTAAAGCTTCTACTGAAGAAGCTGTTGCTGAAGTAGCTGTTGCTGAAGAAGCTGTTGCTGAAGAAGCTGTTGCTGAAGAAGCCGCTCCCGAAGTATCTGCCGAAGAATCTGTCGAATAA
- the rpsR gene encoding 30S ribosomal protein S18, translated as MSEDTQNAAAPATQGNTADARPAGPRTGGDRSGGDRGSGMRPRRTFYKKKVCKFCKNGLEVDYKKPDSLRRFVTERGKILPRRITGTCAKHQRMLTTEVKRSRALALLPYVSK; from the coding sequence ATGTCTGAAGATACACAGAATGCAGCAGCACCTGCTACACAGGGAAATACTGCAGATGCCAGACCTGCTGGTCCCAGAACCGGTGGAGACAGAAGCGGTGGAGACAGAGGTTCGGGTATGAGACCCAGAAGAACTTTTTACAAGAAAAAAGTATGTAAGTTTTGTAAGAATGGATTGGAAGTTGATTACAAAAAACCCGATTCACTGCGTCGTTTCGTAACAGAAAGAGGAAAGATTCTTCCTAGAAGAATCACTGGAACCTGTGCAAAACACCAGAGAATGCTGACAACAGAAGTTAAGAGATCAAGAGCACTGGCTCTTCTTCCTTACGTTTCTAAATAA
- a CDS encoding single-stranded DNA-binding protein yields the protein MAEDLNRVILVGRLTRDAELQYTNTGWAIAKMGMAVNRRRKQGDQWVDEANFFDVTLFGKRAESLSQYLSKGTQLAVEGQLRQERWEQDGMKRSKVTIEATNIQLLGSRSDRGQMGDNSHQNNQGTPPPKNSQPFESYNKPEQNNSVPPAQKERFEDDIPF from the coding sequence ATGGCAGAAGATTTAAATCGCGTTATTCTAGTCGGTAGACTTACAAGAGATGCAGAACTCCAGTACACAAATACAGGATGGGCCATTGCTAAAATGGGCATGGCCGTTAATCGTAGACGGAAACAGGGTGATCAATGGGTTGATGAGGCCAACTTTTTTGATGTTACTCTGTTCGGTAAACGAGCGGAATCTTTAAGTCAGTACCTTAGCAAAGGAACGCAGCTTGCTGTTGAAGGTCAGCTCCGGCAGGAACGCTGGGAGCAGGACGGCATGAAGCGTAGCAAAGTCACAATCGAAGCCACAAATATTCAGCTTCTGGGTAGCAGAAGCGACAGGGGGCAGATGGGAGATAATTCCCATCAGAACAACCAGGGAACGCCACCCCCGAAAAATTCTCAACCTTTTGAGTCATACAATAAGCCTGAACAGAATAATTCAGTGCCACCGGCTCAGAAAGAACGCTTTGAGGATGATATTCCATTTTAA
- the rpsF gene encoding 30S ribosomal protein S6, which produces MRSYEFTAVFRVKEDNYATGLKNVKAIFEKNGVTITSEEDMGDRLLAYPVTKEERGHYHLFNIDADPAGILKIEDALKLETSLLKYLFVKKEK; this is translated from the coding sequence ATGAGATCCTATGAATTTACAGCAGTTTTCCGCGTAAAGGAAGACAACTATGCAACCGGTCTGAAAAATGTTAAAGCCATTTTTGAAAAGAACGGAGTTACCATTACTTCAGAAGAAGATATGGGTGACAGATTGCTTGCTTATCCCGTTACAAAAGAAGAGCGTGGTCATTACCACCTGTTCAATATTGACGCCGATCCCGCAGGAATCCTTAAGATTGAAGATGCTCTCAAGTTAGAGACATCTCTTCTCAAGTATCTTTTTGTAAAAAAAGAGAAATAA
- a CDS encoding SIS domain-containing protein, with protein MNNNEKYQKFALCREMLETPRVIREFDIPNLDVYVDDVKASNEVLLTGEGSSRIFPAKRAISQSLMKGESTRFITEGSTQAMDYDLKNKTVFGSSNSGRTKELIRLFDKLKKAGHTGLYGVTASEDSTLESYCKSTFVLNCGGEDAVAATKSVAEQALFYDAVRAGLKGEDLKDLAGVADAVEKALTLEIDPEVTKLIAGAGMIYFAGRNTGVAEELTLKTNEITRKKSDFLEGTYAAHGIEEVMNSDDVLIVVDPFEEEEEKFIKCLTDAVGVKIISIAARKTSFTHSVVIPDAGDFQDYVELAAGWNLLVETGLELGIDLDTPVRARKVGNEYTPA; from the coding sequence ATGAATAATAACGAAAAATATCAGAAATTTGCACTGTGCCGTGAAATGCTTGAAACACCACGGGTCATCAGGGAGTTTGATATTCCCAATCTTGATGTCTATGTGGATGATGTAAAGGCCAGCAATGAGGTCCTTCTGACAGGAGAGGGCTCCAGCCGTATTTTCCCGGCGAAAAGAGCCATTTCCCAGTCACTGATGAAGGGTGAATCCACCAGGTTTATCACCGAAGGTTCCACACAGGCCATGGATTATGATCTGAAAAATAAAACTGTTTTCGGATCATCCAACTCAGGAAGAACCAAGGAGCTGATCAGGCTCTTTGATAAGCTGAAAAAAGCCGGACATACCGGTCTCTACGGTGTCACAGCCTCTGAAGATTCAACACTTGAGAGTTACTGCAAATCCACCTTTGTTCTGAACTGCGGCGGAGAAGACGCAGTAGCGGCCACAAAAAGTGTTGCCGAACAGGCTCTTTTTTACGATGCGGTTCGTGCCGGTCTTAAAGGAGAGGATCTAAAGGATCTTGCCGGAGTTGCTGATGCTGTGGAAAAAGCACTGACACTGGAAATTGATCCTGAAGTTACGAAGCTTATCGCCGGTGCCGGCATGATCTATTTTGCAGGCAGGAATACGGGTGTCGCAGAAGAACTGACTCTTAAAACAAACGAAATTACCCGAAAGAAATCTGATTTTCTCGAGGGTACATATGCCGCTCACGGTATTGAAGAGGTTATGAATTCAGATGACGTACTGATTGTAGTAGATCCCTTTGAAGAGGAAGAGGAAAAATTCATTAAATGTCTGACAGACGCTGTGGGGGTCAAAATTATCTCAATAGCTGCGCGTAAGACATCTTTTACCCACTCTGTGGTTATACCGGATGCCGGTGATTTCCAGGATTACGTAGAACTTGCAGCCGGATGGAATCTGTTGGTAGAAACGGGGTTGGAACTTGGAATTGATCTGGATACACCTGTGAGAGCAAGAAAAGTCGGAAACGAATATACTCCTGCCTGA
- a CDS encoding PIG-L deacetylase family protein — MTDFNKNVLVVQAHPDDAEAWCGGTIRLLIDAGYKISIVTMTAGGMGGMSGDEEETIRIRKEEAKKAADVVNADYYCLDQRDGYVFDNEDIRIKMVDIIRKVEAGIIITHISNDYHPDHRATSLICDAAAIVSALPNVPSKEKPLPVTPLLYHSAPMSLSDPLGFPIPDPHFFIDISSVIDTKLEMLGCHLSQMDLMKHMHKIDDFFGEMKKFSAELGQMVGVEYAECFWQHLGGGFQKDPLIQEVLKSNLITKPSSL; from the coding sequence ATGACAGATTTTAATAAAAATGTACTAGTTGTACAGGCTCATCCCGATGACGCAGAAGCCTGGTGCGGCGGAACCATAAGACTTCTCATAGATGCAGGGTATAAAATCTCCATTGTCACAATGACTGCCGGAGGGATGGGCGGTATGAGCGGTGACGAAGAAGAGACAATCCGCATCAGAAAGGAAGAAGCTAAAAAAGCGGCGGATGTAGTCAATGCCGACTATTACTGTCTGGATCAGCGGGATGGATATGTTTTTGATAATGAAGATATCAGGATCAAGATGGTGGATATCATCCGGAAGGTTGAGGCAGGGATAATTATCACTCATATTTCCAATGATTATCATCCTGATCACCGGGCAACATCGCTAATATGTGATGCCGCAGCCATAGTGTCAGCTCTCCCCAATGTCCCTTCAAAAGAGAAGCCTCTGCCTGTGACACCATTGCTGTATCACAGTGCTCCCATGAGCCTCTCTGATCCCCTTGGCTTTCCCATACCCGATCCTCACTTCTTTATAGATATCAGCTCGGTAATTGATACTAAACTTGAGATGCTGGGATGCCATCTCTCACAGATGGATCTGATGAAACATATGCATAAAATTGATGATTTTTTTGGAGAAATGAAAAAATTCTCTGCGGAACTCGGTCAGATGGTGGGAGTGGAATACGCCGAATGTTTCTGGCAGCACCTTGGCGGCGGATTTCAGAAAGATCCCCTGATTCAGGAAGTTTTAAAATCAAATTTAATTACAAAACCCTCAAGCCTGTAA
- a CDS encoding diphosphate--fructose-6-phosphate 1-phosphotransferase, producing the protein MFKGKAVIGQSGGPTSVINSSLAGVIVKAMEQEEITHVLGMNYGIEGFMNEQFFDLSAQSPEVIQGLRKTPSSALGSSRHKLVDADFPRILEVLKKYDIRFFFLIGGNDTMDTVHRIEAYCREQGYELRGIGIPKTVDNDLFGTDFTPGFPSAARSNILNVQQAGVLAKDMKKVDQFVIYQTIGRDAGWLAASTAMARKKEGDAPHLIYCPEIPLDPDKMIEDAKACVEKYGWVSVVVSEGLLYKDGTPVSAAESKDKFNNTEFGAMGGASVALNVHKILSKALDNARGEFQITESLIMSAFDRAEAEDLDFAFACGEEAVRLAASGTSGVMVTIERDENDKFTLGQAALSDVAVRARAMPRDFINERGNDVSEKFMSYIRPLISDLPEFVALEKKFIKAPEA; encoded by the coding sequence ATGTTTAAAGGTAAAGCCGTTATCGGACAGTCCGGCGGTCCTACATCTGTTATTAATTCAAGCCTGGCCGGAGTTATAGTCAAGGCCATGGAACAGGAAGAAATTACTCATGTTCTTGGTATGAATTATGGAATTGAAGGATTTATGAATGAACAGTTCTTCGACCTGAGTGCTCAGAGTCCCGAGGTCATTCAGGGACTGAGGAAAACACCTTCTTCGGCTCTCGGTTCATCCCGGCATAAGCTGGTTGATGCCGATTTCCCCCGTATTCTTGAGGTCCTTAAAAAATATGATATCCGTTTTTTCTTTCTGATTGGAGGGAATGACACCATGGATACGGTTCACCGTATAGAAGCCTACTGCCGTGAGCAGGGTTATGAACTGCGGGGTATAGGGATTCCAAAGACCGTGGACAACGATCTTTTCGGTACTGATTTCACTCCGGGATTTCCCTCCGCTGCCAGAAGCAATATACTCAATGTACAGCAGGCCGGGGTGCTGGCAAAAGATATGAAAAAAGTGGATCAGTTTGTAATTTACCAGACAATCGGAAGAGATGCCGGATGGCTGGCTGCATCTACCGCCATGGCCAGAAAAAAGGAAGGGGATGCACCTCATCTTATCTACTGTCCTGAAATTCCCCTTGATCCTGATAAAATGATTGAAGATGCCAAGGCCTGTGTTGAAAAATACGGCTGGGTATCGGTTGTTGTGAGTGAAGGTCTTCTTTATAAAGATGGAACTCCTGTGAGTGCTGCCGAATCAAAGGATAAGTTCAATAACACCGAGTTCGGTGCTATGGGCGGTGCAAGTGTGGCTCTCAATGTACATAAAATTCTCTCTAAAGCCCTGGATAATGCCAGGGGGGAATTCCAGATAACAGAATCTCTTATTATGAGCGCCTTTGACAGGGCCGAAGCAGAAGACCTTGACTTTGCCTTTGCCTGTGGTGAAGAGGCGGTCAGGCTGGCAGCATCGGGTACCTCAGGGGTTATGGTGACCATTGAAAGGGATGAAAATGATAAATTTACACTCGGCCAGGCAGCTCTCTCTGATGTTGCTGTCAGAGCCAGGGCAATGCCCCGTGATTTTATCAATGAACGTGGCAATGATGTCAGCGAAAAGTTTATGAGCTATATAAGGCCGCTTATCTCGGATCTTCCTGAGTTTGTGGCATTGGAGAAGAAATTTATAAAGGCCCCTGAGGCCTGA
- a CDS encoding ROK family protein, whose amino-acid sequence MTSNKVQEGKINRSRTIELIRNRPGISRIEASDSMGLNRSTLTHIVNDLLDFKLITEQKSARAGERVGRIPIGLSIVERPILGIEWQDHFMRFSLQTLTGKTLHQGQVELLDHGIDNFKDELLTLIPELEREHHCRIYGVGIGLPGRINPHKGIALESLPLELNNYPLAEVLEKELKIPVLLENDANCFAWGEIGDRKEFKGNLLCMLLEFHSNPQSQTWDQEVGIGVVTGGEVYHGSSYSAGELQVSPVIDSLRNDFLKILNSDKHENTVASLEYTSLLFRTLSPVISTLDPELLILGGDFYLHKTLLEPALKKVIPFNWKFSQKGIWEVAEGAASFFIKTIFTLPGFDDEAAYKGAWEEILIEQKKISGGSHV is encoded by the coding sequence ATGACCAGCAATAAGGTTCAGGAAGGGAAGATAAACCGCAGCAGAACCATTGAACTCATCCGCAACAGACCCGGTATAAGCCGTATAGAGGCTTCAGACTCTATGGGACTGAATCGTTCCACCCTCACACATATAGTAAATGATCTTCTTGATTTCAAACTTATTACTGAGCAGAAATCCGCCAGAGCCGGAGAACGGGTTGGCCGTATTCCCATCGGCCTCTCTATCGTTGAACGGCCCATTCTAGGTATTGAGTGGCAGGATCATTTTATGCGCTTCAGTCTACAGACACTCACAGGTAAAACTCTGCATCAGGGGCAGGTTGAACTTCTGGATCACGGAATTGATAATTTTAAGGATGAATTGCTGACTCTGATCCCTGAGCTTGAGAGAGAGCATCACTGCAGGATTTACGGAGTCGGTATAGGACTGCCCGGCAGGATTAATCCTCATAAGGGTATTGCTCTGGAATCCCTGCCTCTGGAACTTAATAATTATCCTCTGGCGGAAGTACTGGAGAAAGAGCTGAAGATCCCTGTGTTGCTTGAAAATGATGCCAACTGTTTCGCATGGGGTGAGATTGGAGACCGAAAGGAATTCAAAGGGAATCTTTTGTGTATGCTCCTTGAGTTCCATTCCAATCCTCAAAGTCAAACATGGGATCAGGAAGTCGGTATAGGTGTGGTTACAGGCGGAGAGGTCTACCACGGCTCCTCTTACTCCGCAGGGGAGCTTCAGGTTTCTCCAGTCATAGACTCACTGAGAAATGATTTTCTGAAAATCCTGAACAGCGATAAGCATGAGAATACCGTAGCTTCCCTTGAATACACCTCTCTCTTATTCCGTACTCTCAGTCCTGTTATCTCAACACTTGATCCTGAACTTCTGATACTGGGCGGTGATTTTTATCTTCATAAGACTCTTCTGGAGCCGGCTCTTAAAAAAGTAATTCCCTTTAACTGGAAATTCTCACAGAAGGGAATCTGGGAGGTTGCCGAGGGGGCCGCATCCTTTTTTATCAAGACAATTTTCACTCTTCCCGGATTTGATGATGAAGCCGCTTACAAAGGGGCATGGGAAGAGATTCTTATAGAACAAAAAAAAATTAGTGGAGGTTCACATGTTTAA
- a CDS encoding ROK family transcriptional regulator translates to MRTSKKSIYNLAIQQILKLIWDYGPISRVDLGKISGYSKSTITKNCDAMIAQGIIKEESILKDGIVSKRTNLVINQNYAIVAGVELGAASCCVGISDFSGKLISKKNFVIDYDSGPETILDTIISSIKNQIIPYSDKTFLGIGMGVPSPVDFERGVAVHPSFMPGWHNYPVKKYLQDTMGCDVYVDNEVHSMALGENYISEDLKSSNLLFIKAGFGIGSGILIDGNIYRGSTGMGGNIGHITIDNNANLCKCGKKGCLESVVGGDALISLAEKELAGGVQSRLSEQLNSNGKLIVKDIYNAFKAGDPLSSQIIQDAGKTLGRTVGKMVVFLDPDSVIIGGDLSDFGSPLISSVYQGILEESSQWLSRDFIVRKSLNSKDVGMIGSAILCIDQLIQHKILS, encoded by the coding sequence ATGAGGACCTCAAAAAAGTCCATTTATAACCTAGCAATCCAGCAGATATTGAAACTTATCTGGGATTACGGTCCAATCAGCAGAGTGGATCTGGGAAAAATTTCAGGGTACTCCAAATCAACCATTACAAAAAACTGTGATGCCATGATAGCTCAAGGCATCATAAAGGAAGAATCAATACTTAAAGATGGTATAGTTTCTAAAAGAACAAACCTTGTAATAAATCAGAACTATGCAATCGTTGCAGGGGTTGAGCTGGGAGCTGCCTCCTGCTGTGTCGGAATATCAGATTTCTCAGGAAAACTGATATCCAAAAAGAATTTTGTCATTGATTATGATTCAGGACCGGAAACCATACTTGATACAATAATTTCATCTATCAAAAACCAGATTATCCCATACAGTGATAAAACTTTTTTAGGTATCGGCATGGGTGTTCCTTCTCCTGTAGATTTTGAAAGAGGTGTTGCTGTACATCCTTCTTTCATGCCTGGCTGGCATAACTACCCTGTTAAAAAATATCTTCAGGATACTATGGGCTGCGATGTGTATGTAGACAATGAAGTACACTCAATGGCTTTGGGTGAGAATTATATTTCGGAAGATTTAAAGAGTAGTAATCTCCTTTTTATAAAAGCAGGATTCGGTATAGGTTCAGGGATTCTCATAGATGGAAATATATACAGAGGCAGTACAGGGATGGGCGGCAATATAGGCCATATCACAATTGATAATAATGCAAACCTTTGTAAGTGCGGAAAAAAAGGATGCCTTGAATCAGTAGTCGGAGGGGATGCTCTTATCAGTCTGGCTGAAAAAGAACTGGCCGGTGGAGTGCAATCCAGGTTATCCGAACAGCTTAATTCCAATGGGAAATTAATTGTAAAAGATATATATAATGCCTTCAAAGCAGGAGATCCCTTATCTTCACAAATTATTCAGGATGCCGGCAAAACACTTGGAAGAACAGTGGGTAAAATGGTCGTATTCCTTGATCCGGACTCTGTTATCATCGGCGGAGATTTATCAGATTTTGGATCACCCCTGATTTCCAGTGTATATCAGGGAATTCTTGAGGAGAGCAGTCAATGGCTCAGCCGGGATTTTATTGTCAGAAAATCATTGAATTCCAAGGATGTCGGCATGATAGGTTCTGCAATTCTATGCATAGACCAGCTTATACAGCATAAAATATTATCCTGA
- a CDS encoding Gfo/Idh/MocA family protein, with product MRIGILSFAHIHAESYADILKSREDVDFIGFFDDDLERGKEISRKFQIPFFEELEAFYAQKPEAVIICSENARHKYFAESAAGAACSVLCEKPLATSVEDARFMVDLFNEKKLLLMTAFPMRYSIPVVEAKKLMDSGGLGQVYCVNSCNQGKLPRNLRSWFVDKELAGGGAVSDHLVHLTDIFRWIFKKEVHEIFARSNRNLHADDPDLEVETAGLVMISFKDGPFISIDCSWSRPQGYPIWGGLRFELIGEKGNLNVDAFKQTMQLYSEKSQPEWLYWGSNADSMMIDDFILSHSTGKTPRVSGEDGLKAVEVVQAAYRSIESGQAELII from the coding sequence ATGAGAATCGGAATACTGAGTTTTGCCCACATACATGCCGAATCTTATGCTGATATTCTTAAAAGCAGAGAGGATGTTGATTTTATAGGATTCTTTGATGATGATTTAGAACGTGGAAAAGAGATTTCCAGGAAGTTCCAAATCCCTTTCTTTGAAGAGCTGGAGGCATTCTATGCTCAGAAACCTGAGGCTGTGATCATATGCAGTGAAAATGCCAGGCATAAATATTTTGCAGAGTCCGCAGCCGGGGCTGCCTGTTCAGTTCTCTGTGAGAAACCATTGGCTACATCTGTTGAGGATGCCCGGTTTATGGTTGATCTGTTTAATGAGAAAAAATTACTTTTGATGACTGCTTTTCCCATGCGGTATTCAATTCCCGTTGTTGAGGCTAAAAAACTGATGGACAGCGGCGGGCTGGGGCAGGTTTATTGTGTCAACTCCTGTAATCAGGGAAAACTGCCCAGGAACCTGCGAAGCTGGTTTGTTGATAAAGAGCTGGCGGGGGGAGGTGCTGTATCAGATCACCTTGTGCATCTAACGGATATATTTCGCTGGATTTTTAAAAAGGAAGTTCATGAAATCTTTGCTCGCTCCAATCGAAATCTTCATGCTGATGATCCTGATCTTGAAGTCGAAACAGCAGGTTTGGTTATGATATCCTTTAAAGACGGTCCTTTTATCTCAATCGACTGCAGCTGGTCCAGACCGCAGGGATACCCCATATGGGGTGGTCTCCGTTTTGAATTGATTGGTGAGAAGGGAAATCTCAATGTAGACGCATTCAAGCAGACCATGCAGTTGTATTCTGAAAAATCACAGCCCGAGTGGCTATACTGGGGAAGCAATGCGGACAGTATGATGATTGATGACTTTATTCTTTCCCATAGTACTGGAAAAACACCCAGGGTCAGTGGAGAAGACGGATTGAAGGCTGTTGAAGTTGTACAGGCTGCCTATAGATCTATAGAGTCCGGCCAGGCGGAGCTGATAATCTAA